In the genome of Treponema pedis, one region contains:
- a CDS encoding aldehyde dehydrogenase: MKKDILSSVKNCKSFFDTGITKSCDFRLTQLKKLKKALFENEKEILNALYSDLHKTNFEGYFSEFAIVKEELDFTIKHLKKWIKPKRVHTPLAHFKSSSKIIYEPFGTVLIMSPWNYPLNLTLTPLIGAMAAGNCSIVKPSNYSPATSAIIEKIISKHFPPEYINVILGGREENSSLLEQRFDYIFFTGGTEVGKLVMQAAAKYVTPMTLELGGKSPCIVEKSANLKTAARRLVFGKYLNAGQTCVAPDYLLLENAVKTEFIEELKNALKEFFPTETYLQIHFPHIVNEKHFDRLMGLIEGEKIITGGKGNKNQKFIEPTILDNIDFNSKIMQEEIFGPILPIIGFDSLNEVIKEIKLREKPLAFYVFTQDKKIEEKLLSEISFGGGCVNDTIVHLATNYLPFGGVGASGMGKYHGIESFKTFSNAKSILKKSFFPDIDVRYHPYSEKKFNIIKKLM, translated from the coding sequence ATGAAAAAAGATATTTTATCCTCCGTAAAAAACTGCAAGAGTTTTTTTGATACGGGCATAACGAAGAGCTGTGATTTCAGACTTACACAATTAAAAAAACTTAAAAAGGCTTTGTTTGAAAATGAAAAAGAAATTTTAAATGCCTTATATTCGGATTTACATAAAACGAATTTTGAAGGATACTTTTCGGAATTTGCAATCGTAAAAGAAGAACTTGATTTTACAATTAAACATTTAAAAAAATGGATTAAACCTAAAAGAGTGCATACCCCTCTTGCTCATTTTAAAAGCTCAAGCAAAATAATATACGAACCGTTCGGCACGGTTTTAATTATGTCTCCTTGGAATTACCCGCTTAATTTAACTCTTACACCGCTTATAGGAGCAATGGCTGCCGGTAATTGTTCAATAGTAAAACCTTCAAACTATTCTCCGGCAACTTCCGCAATAATCGAAAAAATTATTTCAAAGCATTTCCCTCCCGAATACATTAATGTAATTTTAGGAGGCAGAGAAGAAAACTCAAGTCTTTTAGAACAGCGCTTTGATTATATATTTTTTACAGGAGGCACCGAGGTAGGAAAACTCGTAATGCAGGCGGCGGCAAAATATGTTACGCCCATGACCTTGGAGCTGGGCGGAAAATCTCCTTGCATTGTAGAAAAATCGGCAAATTTAAAAACGGCGGCACGCAGACTTGTTTTCGGCAAATACCTAAATGCGGGTCAAACTTGTGTAGCCCCCGATTATCTTTTACTCGAAAATGCGGTAAAAACGGAATTTATAGAAGAGTTAAAAAATGCATTAAAAGAATTTTTCCCTACGGAAACATATTTACAAATACATTTTCCGCACATCGTAAACGAAAAACATTTCGACAGATTAATGGGTTTAATTGAAGGTGAAAAAATAATCACGGGAGGGAAAGGTAACAAAAATCAAAAATTCATAGAACCTACTATTTTGGATAATATCGACTTTAATTCAAAAATTATGCAAGAAGAAATCTTCGGACCTATTTTACCCATCATAGGTTTCGATTCTCTTAATGAAGTTATTAAAGAAATTAAATTACGTGAAAAGCCTTTGGCATTTTATGTTTTTACTCAAGACAAAAAAATAGAAGAAAAACTTCTTTCGGAAATTTCTTTCGGCGGAGGCTGCGTCAACGATACTATTGTTCATTTGGCAACAAATTACTTACCGTTCGGAGGAGTCGGTGCAAGCGGTATGGGTAAATATCACGGCATAGAAAGTTTTAAAACTTTCAGCAATGCGAAAAGCATTTTAAAAAAATCCTTTTTCCCGGATATTGATGTACGTTATCATCCGTATTCCGAAAAAAAATTCAACATAATAAAAAAGTTAATGTAA